The stretch of DNA CGCTCGTAAGGCTCCTCGGTCTCCCCCTCGACCGTGCGGAGGATGACTTCTGGGCGGCTCACGGTCAGCTCGTAGCCCTCGCGCCGCATCTGCTCGATCAGGACCGCCAGCTGCAGCTCACCGCGGCCTCGGACCTCGAACACGTCCTCGGTGGCGGTCGGCGCGAATTCGATCGAGACGTTGCCCAGCACCTCCTTCTCGAGGCGGGAACGGATGTGTCGCGTGGTCAGCAGCTTGCCGTCACGGCCTGCGAGCGGCGAGGTATTCACCCCGAAGGTCACTCGCAGCGTCGGGGCGTCCACGTCAAGCCGCGGGAGGGGCCGCGGGTCGGCCGGATCGGTCAGGGTGTCGCCGATGGTGACCTCTGGCAGGCCTGCCACCGACACGATGTCGCCCGGTCCGGCCTGGGCGATGTCAACCCGGTAGATCCCGTGTGCCGTCTGGAGGGCGGTCACCGAGCCGGTGAGGGTGACGATCCGGCCGGGCTCGACCGCGCCGGCGGTATCGGCGGCTTCTTCGCGGACGACGGTGATCCGCTGGCCGATTCGAATCGTCCCGTTGCGGATGCGGCCGACAGCCATCCGTCCGACGTAGTCATTGGCCGACAGGTTGGTCACGAGCAGCTGGAGCGGATGCCCATCGGTGTAGATCGGTGGTGGAGTGACCTCGGTCAGCACGTCAAGGAGCGGCCGCAGGTCCGTCCCAGCTTGGGATAGATCACGCGTGGCGGTGCCAGCCTTGGCGTTGGTGTACACCACGGGGAACTCGATCTGGTGCTCATCGGCCCCCAGGTCCATGAACAGCTCGTACACGTCGTCGAGCACCTGCGCTGGCCGTGCATCGGCGCGGTCGATCTTGTTGAGGTCCACGATGACCGGCAGGTGGCGCTCCATCGCCTTGCGCAGCACGTAGCGGGTCTGGGGCAGCGGGCCCTCTGAGGCGTCGACGAGGAGCAGGACCGCGTCCACCATCAGGAGGGATCGCTCGACCTCGCCGCCGAAGTCGGCGTGGCCGGGAGTGTCCACGATGTTCAGACGGACTCCCTGGTAGTCAACCGTCGTCTGCTTAGCCATGATCGTGATCCCGCGCTCACGCTCGAGATCCATCGAATCCATGACCCGGTCCACGAGCGTCTGGTTGGCGCGGAACGTCCCCGTCTGGCGCAGCATGGCGTC from Chloroflexota bacterium encodes:
- the typA gene encoding translational GTPase TypA: MPLTTELPATSVRSDLRNVAIIAHVDHGKTTLVDAMLRQTGTFRANQTLVDRVMDSMDLERERGITIMAKQTTVDYQGVRLNIVDTPGHADFGGEVERSLLMVDAVLLLVDASEGPLPQTRYVLRKAMERHLPVIVDLNKIDRADARPAQVLDDVYELFMDLGADEHQIEFPVVYTNAKAGTATRDLSQAGTDLRPLLDVLTEVTPPPIYTDGHPLQLLVTNLSANDYVGRMAVGRIRNGTIRIGQRITVVREEAADTAGAVEPGRIVTLTGSVTALQTAHGIYRVDIAQAGPGDIVSVAGLPEVTIGDTLTDPADPRPLPRLDVDAPTLRVTFGVNTSPLAGRDGKLLTTRHIRSRLEKEVLGNVSIEFAPTATEDVFEVRGRGELQLAVLIEQMRREGYELTVSRPEVILRTVEGETEEPYERITVDIPPDYIGAVQTALAARQARLEQMTTDADARVRLEYIIPTRGLIGYRGQLLTETRGTALLHQIGEGYGPWAGEVTHRTNGVLVADRSGSSTAYALFNLQERSELLIGAGEEVYEGMIVGENARSGDMDVNATKEKKLSNVRSHGPEDSLRLTPPRPMTLESAIEFIAADELVEVTPSAIRMRKRVLARDDRPR